A stretch of Faecalibacterium duncaniae DNA encodes these proteins:
- a CDS encoding response regulator transcription factor: MANEKILVVDDDTNICELLRLYLTKEGYQVTTANDGEEGLDKFNQVKPDMVLLDVMMPKMDGLEVCRRIRKLGNTPVMMLTAKGETFDKVLGLELGADDYMVKPFDTKEVVARIKAVLRRCTTTTAQTESTEGVIEFDNLRLDMNSYELRVKGKVVEAPPKELELLNCLASHPNRVYTRDQLLDEVWGFEYYGDSRTIDVHVKRLREKLAGASDKWELKTVWGVGYKFEVRQ; this comes from the coding sequence ATGGCCAACGAAAAGATCCTCGTCGTGGACGACGATACCAACATCTGCGAGCTGCTGCGGCTTTATCTGACCAAAGAGGGCTACCAGGTCACCACCGCGAACGACGGCGAAGAAGGTCTGGACAAGTTCAATCAGGTCAAGCCCGATATGGTGCTGCTGGATGTGATGATGCCCAAGATGGATGGCCTGGAGGTCTGCCGCCGCATCCGCAAGCTGGGCAACACCCCCGTGATGATGCTGACCGCCAAGGGCGAGACTTTTGACAAGGTGCTGGGCCTGGAGCTGGGCGCGGACGATTACATGGTCAAGCCCTTTGACACCAAGGAAGTCGTGGCCCGCATCAAGGCGGTGCTGCGCCGCTGCACCACCACCACCGCCCAGACCGAGAGCACCGAGGGCGTGATCGAGTTCGACAACCTGCGGCTGGACATGAACAGCTATGAGCTGCGGGTCAAGGGCAAGGTGGTGGAGGCTCCCCCCAAGGAGCTGGAGCTGCTGAACTGCCTGGCCTCCCACCCCAACCGTGTTTACACCCGCGACCAGCTGCTGGACGAGGTATGGGGCTTTGAGTACTACGGCGACAGCCGCACCATCGATGTCCATGTCAAGCGCCTGCGCGAAAAGCTGGCAGGCGCTTCCGACAAGTGGGAGCTCAAGACCGTCTGGGGCGTGGGCTATAAGTTCGAGGTGCGTCAGTAA
- a CDS encoding serine dehydratase subunit alpha family protein, whose product MERNDPRYQAYVEILKEELIPAMGCTEPIALAYAAAKAREVLGVLPDSVQLQVSGSIIKNVKSVIVPNTGHLKGMEAAVAAGIIAGSAEKELEVISEVSEEKKSAIRDYLQTVPITIEHTEQGHVFDIVVTERCGQDYARVRIADYHTNICRIEKNGTVLYEVPLLDETVQEDARADRSLLNMQDIWDFAETADLRDVADLLERQIRYNNAIAEEGLLGDYGANIGRVLLTTYGNDVSNRAKAKAAAGSDARMNGCELPVIINSGSGNQGITCSVPLIEYAKELHSGKEKLYRALIISNLVAIHEKTGIGTLSAYCGAVSAGAGAGAGIVYLCGDGYQAAIHTVVNALAIVSGIVCDGAKASCAAKIASSVDAALLGYNMYKCNQEFKGGDGIVMKDIETTIKGIGRLGKDGMRQTNEEIIRLMMS is encoded by the coding sequence ATGGAACGCAACGACCCGCGCTATCAGGCTTATGTGGAGATCCTGAAGGAGGAGCTGATCCCGGCGATGGGCTGCACCGAGCCCATCGCGCTGGCCTATGCGGCGGCAAAAGCCCGCGAGGTGCTGGGGGTGCTGCCGGACAGCGTGCAGCTGCAGGTGAGCGGCAGCATCATCAAGAACGTGAAAAGCGTCATCGTGCCCAACACCGGGCACCTGAAGGGCATGGAGGCGGCGGTGGCGGCAGGCATCATCGCCGGTTCCGCCGAGAAGGAGCTGGAGGTCATCTCGGAGGTCAGCGAGGAAAAGAAGTCTGCCATCCGGGACTATCTGCAGACGGTGCCCATCACCATCGAGCACACCGAGCAGGGGCATGTGTTTGACATCGTCGTCACCGAGCGCTGCGGGCAGGACTACGCCCGGGTGCGCATCGCGGACTACCACACCAACATCTGCCGCATCGAGAAGAACGGCACGGTGCTGTACGAGGTGCCCCTGCTGGACGAGACCGTGCAGGAGGATGCCCGCGCCGACCGCAGCCTGCTGAACATGCAGGACATCTGGGACTTTGCCGAGACCGCCGACCTGCGGGACGTGGCAGACCTGCTGGAACGGCAGATCCGCTACAACAACGCCATTGCAGAAGAGGGCCTGCTGGGCGACTACGGTGCCAACATCGGGCGGGTGCTGCTGACCACTTACGGCAACGATGTCTCCAACCGCGCAAAAGCCAAGGCCGCCGCCGGCTCCGATGCCCGCATGAACGGCTGCGAGCTGCCGGTCATCATCAACTCCGGCAGCGGCAATCAGGGCATCACCTGTTCGGTGCCCCTCATCGAGTACGCCAAGGAGCTGCACAGCGGCAAGGAAAAGCTCTACCGCGCCCTCATCATCTCCAATCTGGTGGCCATCCACGAAAAGACCGGCATCGGCACCCTGTCTGCCTACTGCGGCGCGGTCAGCGCGGGTGCGGGTGCAGGCGCAGGCATCGTGTACCTGTGCGGCGACGGCTATCAGGCTGCCATCCACACGGTGGTCAACGCCCTTGCCATCGTGTCCGGCATCGTGTGCGACGGAGCCAAGGCTTCCTGCGCCGCAAAGATCGCATCTTCGGTGGATGCGGCGCTGCTGGGCTACAACATGTACAAGTGCAATCAGGAGTTCAAGGGCGGCGATGGCATCGTGATGAAGGACATCGAGACCACCATCAAGGGCATTGGACGTCTGGGCAAGGACGGGATGCGGCAGACCAATGAGGAGATCATCCGGCTGATGATGAGCTGA
- the ychF gene encoding redox-regulated ATPase YchF, giving the protein MKLGIVGLPNVGKSTLFNAITSTKNAEAANYPFCTIEPNSGIVAVPDKRLDKLAEIWQTSKKTPAIVEFVDIAGLVKGASQGAGLGNKFLGHIRECDAIVHVVRCFDDDNIIHVVEDVTKAEAVDPIADIDAIDYELILSDLEVVQNRAGRMAKAAKSGNNKGAAAEAAWLQKLADHLSAGKPARSFDFDEGDAEQQAVLHEMGLLSSKPVLYACNVGEDDLMEGIENNRYVPLVAARAAEEGARYIPICAKTEEDIADYSPEEKKAFLAEMGIEASGLDNLITASYDLLGLISFLTDGKKECRAWTIRKGTKAPQAAGKIHSDFERGFIRASVIGYGDLEANNFDYAAVKAKGLQRTEGKEYVVKDGDVIEFLFNV; this is encoded by the coding sequence ATGAAGTTAGGTATCGTCGGTCTGCCGAACGTCGGCAAGTCCACTCTGTTCAACGCCATCACTTCCACCAAAAACGCGGAAGCCGCCAACTACCCCTTCTGCACCATTGAGCCCAACAGCGGCATCGTGGCCGTGCCGGACAAGCGGCTGGACAAGCTGGCCGAAATCTGGCAGACCAGCAAAAAGACCCCTGCCATCGTTGAGTTTGTAGACATCGCCGGTCTGGTCAAGGGTGCCAGCCAGGGTGCAGGCCTGGGCAACAAGTTCCTGGGCCACATCCGCGAGTGCGATGCCATCGTGCACGTGGTGCGCTGCTTTGATGACGACAACATCATCCATGTGGTGGAGGACGTGACCAAGGCCGAGGCCGTGGACCCCATCGCCGACATCGATGCCATTGACTACGAGCTGATCCTCTCTGACCTCGAGGTCGTTCAGAACCGCGCGGGCCGGATGGCCAAGGCTGCCAAGAGCGGCAACAACAAGGGGGCTGCCGCAGAGGCTGCCTGGCTGCAGAAGCTGGCCGACCACCTGAGCGCAGGCAAGCCCGCCCGCAGCTTTGACTTTGACGAGGGGGATGCCGAGCAGCAGGCCGTGCTGCACGAGATGGGCCTGCTGAGCTCCAAGCCCGTGCTCTACGCCTGCAACGTGGGCGAGGATGATCTGATGGAGGGCATTGAGAACAACCGCTATGTCCCGCTGGTGGCCGCCCGCGCCGCCGAGGAGGGAGCCCGCTACATTCCCATCTGCGCCAAGACCGAAGAGGACATTGCCGACTACTCCCCCGAGGAGAAGAAGGCTTTCCTGGCCGAGATGGGCATCGAGGCCAGCGGCCTGGACAACCTGATCACTGCCAGCTACGACCTGCTGGGCCTCATCTCCTTCCTGACCGACGGCAAAAAGGAGTGCCGTGCCTGGACCATCCGCAAGGGCACCAAGGCACCTCAGGCCGCCGGTAAGATCCACAGCGATTTTGAGCGCGGCTTCATCCGCGCCAGCGTCATCGGCTATGGCGACCTGGAAGCCAACAACTTCGATTATGCCGCTGTTAAGGCCAAGGGCCTGCAGCGCACCGAGGGCAAGGAGTACGTCGTGAAGGACGGCGATGTGATCGAGTTCCTGTTTAACGTCTGA
- a CDS encoding 5'-methylthioadenosine/adenosylhomocysteine nucleosidase has product MIIGIMGAMPDEVDQLCAKLENVTVEPYGGVEYHRGTLAGKQVVVCCAGMGKANAAATTQVLITRYGAEKIIFSGIAGNMTSKIGIGDVVIGKTVLYHDAQLDMICQNPPYLKAYAGDPALIAAAEKACAEAGVKALTGKIATGDLFVGDSETKAAIEAKCAPDCVEMEGAAVSQIAAKNDVPCVILRAMSDNADEDGHEVLVVKKFSIAEYVATATRIVAAMVEAL; this is encoded by the coding sequence ATGATTATCGGAATTATGGGCGCAATGCCCGATGAAGTCGATCAGCTGTGTGCAAAGCTGGAAAACGTCACCGTGGAGCCCTACGGCGGCGTGGAGTACCACAGAGGCACGCTGGCAGGCAAGCAGGTCGTGGTCTGCTGTGCAGGCATGGGCAAGGCCAATGCCGCCGCCACCACTCAGGTGCTCATCACCCGATACGGTGCCGAGAAGATCATCTTCTCCGGCATTGCAGGCAACATGACCAGCAAGATCGGCATTGGTGATGTGGTCATTGGCAAAACGGTGCTGTACCACGATGCCCAGCTGGACATGATCTGCCAGAACCCGCCCTACCTGAAGGCGTACGCCGGTGATCCGGCCCTCATCGCCGCCGCTGAAAAAGCCTGCGCCGAGGCCGGGGTCAAAGCCCTGACCGGCAAGATTGCCACCGGCGACCTGTTCGTGGGCGACAGCGAGACCAAGGCCGCTATTGAGGCCAAATGCGCCCCCGACTGCGTTGAGATGGAGGGTGCTGCTGTGAGCCAGATCGCCGCCAAGAACGATGTGCCCTGTGTCATCCTGCGCGCCATGAGCGACAATGCCGACGAGGACGGCCACGAGGTGCTGGTGGTGAAGAAGTTCAGCATCGCCGAGTACGTGGCTACCGCCACCCGGATCGTGGCGGCCATGGTAGAAGCACTCTGA
- a CDS encoding GGDEF domain-containing protein, protein MKKEWTEQDLRAFAENAQTAFEDVTLTEADEEAADTWQDDGLQVDYVLRNGQVDCVLRRLIEADGKLWQLQMTAPLAGSDLPEDRMTARERELCRDDMNHDFLTGVFNRRYFETEFCTRLDEWTDAHRCASLALVALDDEDGMRTRQGDAVMNQLVCFVANQWKKYYDRPAERVVCRLTDTLFAIGCADKNCAELAEELNGIYAEMPRACVASVGLMRRVPFTQSIGCACTGEVRGKNWDALYQLCEQRLKAAQTAGGDQICSK, encoded by the coding sequence CCTTTGAAGACGTGACCCTGACGGAAGCCGATGAGGAGGCCGCGGACACCTGGCAGGACGATGGCCTGCAGGTGGATTATGTCCTGCGCAATGGGCAGGTGGACTGCGTGCTGCGCCGCCTGATCGAGGCGGACGGCAAGCTCTGGCAGCTGCAGATGACGGCTCCGCTGGCGGGCAGCGACCTGCCGGAGGATCGGATGACCGCGCGGGAGCGGGAGCTCTGCCGGGACGATATGAATCACGATTTCCTGACCGGCGTGTTCAACCGCCGCTATTTTGAAACGGAGTTCTGCACCCGGCTGGATGAGTGGACGGATGCTCACCGCTGTGCTTCGCTGGCGCTGGTGGCGCTGGACGATGAGGACGGGATGCGCACCCGGCAGGGCGATGCCGTGATGAACCAGCTGGTCTGTTTTGTGGCCAACCAGTGGAAAAAGTACTACGACCGCCCTGCAGAGCGGGTGGTCTGCCGCCTGACGGACACGCTGTTCGCCATCGGCTGTGCGGATAAGAACTGCGCAGAGCTGGCCGAGGAGCTGAACGGCATTTATGCCGAGATGCCCCGCGCGTGCGTGGCATCGGTGGGCCTGATGCGCCGGGTGCCCTTTACCCAGTCCATCGGCTGCGCCTGCACCGGCGAGGTGCGGGGCAAAAACTGGGACGCGCTGTATCAGCTGTGTGAGCAGCGCCTGAAGGCGGCCCAGACCGCCGGCGGCGACCAGATCTGCAGCAAATAA